One Miscanthus floridulus cultivar M001 chromosome 11, ASM1932011v1, whole genome shotgun sequence DNA window includes the following coding sequences:
- the LOC136494117 gene encoding glutathione S-transferase T3-like isoform X2, with protein MEEDGFLSNILLEGHGAPVAAVNEVDDIPESQDSPSSVEVVQPSRSTKGGKRSKNFTPEEDEIVCFGWLAISKDPINGANQSRTTFWGKVHAYFEEHNKSKVPRSESSIMHRFLVIQTSVNKFCSHYDQILRRNQSGTTMQDKLNEAKKVYKNLDRDNKSFVFEHCWDILKEEDKWKSKMVEIAEVEKLAKSKKQKKAGKVSRPRDEGALNNDNGIPLEAEETEPRKRSDGIKKVKANLKRGGGEACMEALDKMWSKKEVFEKEKEKAKEDRFMATLEIEKATLELEKKRVDNEAKKAETDLMKEQNKIMLADMTSLNPKQRQWLEIMQEQILAKLTPNI; from the exons ATGGAAGAAGATGGTTTCTTGAGCAACATCCTTCTCGAAGGACATGGGGCTCCTGTTGCTGCCGTGAACGAGGTTGATGACATTCCAGAGAGCCAAGACAGTCCTAGTAGTGTTGAAGTAGTGCAGCCAAGCCGAAGCACGAAGGGAGGAAAGAGGTCCAAAAATTTTACTCCCGAAGAGGATGAAATTGTTTGCTTTGGATGGTTGGCTATTAGCAAGGATCCCATTAACGGGGCGAATCAATCTCGTACTACATTTTGGGGCAAAGTTCATGCTTATTTCGAGGAACACAACAAATCTAAAGTTCCTCGTTCAGAGAGTTCCATTATGCATCGGTTTCTGGTAATTCAAACTAGTGTGAACAAGTTTTGTTCACACTATGATCAAATTCTACGTAGGAATCAAAGTGGCACAACTATGCAAGATAAG CTTAATGAAGCAAAAAAGGTCTACAAAAACTTAGACAGGGACAACAAATCTTTTGTTTTTGAGCATTGCTGGGACATACTCAAGGAGGAGGACAAGTGGAAATCCAAGATGGTAGAAATTGCAGAGGTTGAGAAACTAGCAAAAAGCAAGAAGCAAAAGAAGGCCGGAAAGGTGTCAAGGCCAAGGGATGAAGGAGCCTTAAATAATGACAATGGCatacctcttgaagctgaagaaacCGAACCAAGGAAGAGGTCCGATGGGATAAAGAAG GTAAAAGCAAATCTTAAGCGAGGAGGTGGTGAAGCTTGCATGGAAGCATTGGACAAGATGTGGTCGAAGAAGGAGGTTTTCgagaaggaaaaggagaaggCCAAAGAGGACAGGTTCATGGCTACACTAGAGATAGAGAAGGCTACACTAGAGCTAGAGAAGAAGAGGGTGGACAATGAAGCAAAAAAAGCTGAAACCGACTTGATGAAAGAACAGAATAAAATTATGTTAGCGGACATGACGTCTCTCAATCCGAAGCAGCGTCAGTGGCTTGAGATAATGCAAGAGCAGATTCTCGCGAAGCTTACTCCAAATATTTAG
- the LOC136494117 gene encoding glutathione S-transferase T3-like isoform X1, producing MFYTHFRMEEDGFLSNILLEGHGAPVAAVNEVDDIPESQDSPSSVEVVQPSRSTKGGKRSKNFTPEEDEIVCFGWLAISKDPINGANQSRTTFWGKVHAYFEEHNKSKVPRSESSIMHRFLVIQTSVNKFCSHYDQILRRNQSGTTMQDKLNEAKKVYKNLDRDNKSFVFEHCWDILKEEDKWKSKMVEIAEVEKLAKSKKQKKAGKVSRPRDEGALNNDNGIPLEAEETEPRKRSDGIKKVKANLKRGGGEACMEALDKMWSKKEVFEKEKEKAKEDRFMATLEIEKATLELEKKRVDNEAKKAETDLMKEQNKIMLADMTSLNPKQRQWLEIMQEQILAKLTPNI from the exons ATGTTCTATACTCATTTTAGAATGGAAGAAGATGGTTTCTTGAGCAACATCCTTCTCGAAGGACATGGGGCTCCTGTTGCTGCCGTGAACGAGGTTGATGACATTCCAGAGAGCCAAGACAGTCCTAGTAGTGTTGAAGTAGTGCAGCCAAGCCGAAGCACGAAGGGAGGAAAGAGGTCCAAAAATTTTACTCCCGAAGAGGATGAAATTGTTTGCTTTGGATGGTTGGCTATTAGCAAGGATCCCATTAACGGGGCGAATCAATCTCGTACTACATTTTGGGGCAAAGTTCATGCTTATTTCGAGGAACACAACAAATCTAAAGTTCCTCGTTCAGAGAGTTCCATTATGCATCGGTTTCTGGTAATTCAAACTAGTGTGAACAAGTTTTGTTCACACTATGATCAAATTCTACGTAGGAATCAAAGTGGCACAACTATGCAAGATAAG CTTAATGAAGCAAAAAAGGTCTACAAAAACTTAGACAGGGACAACAAATCTTTTGTTTTTGAGCATTGCTGGGACATACTCAAGGAGGAGGACAAGTGGAAATCCAAGATGGTAGAAATTGCAGAGGTTGAGAAACTAGCAAAAAGCAAGAAGCAAAAGAAGGCCGGAAAGGTGTCAAGGCCAAGGGATGAAGGAGCCTTAAATAATGACAATGGCatacctcttgaagctgaagaaacCGAACCAAGGAAGAGGTCCGATGGGATAAAGAAG GTAAAAGCAAATCTTAAGCGAGGAGGTGGTGAAGCTTGCATGGAAGCATTGGACAAGATGTGGTCGAAGAAGGAGGTTTTCgagaaggaaaaggagaaggCCAAAGAGGACAGGTTCATGGCTACACTAGAGATAGAGAAGGCTACACTAGAGCTAGAGAAGAAGAGGGTGGACAATGAAGCAAAAAAAGCTGAAACCGACTTGATGAAAGAACAGAATAAAATTATGTTAGCGGACATGACGTCTCTCAATCCGAAGCAGCGTCAGTGGCTTGAGATAATGCAAGAGCAGATTCTCGCGAAGCTTACTCCAAATATTTAG